The following proteins are co-located in the Plasmodium brasilianum strain Bolivian I chromosome 11, whole genome shotgun sequence genome:
- a CDS encoding hypothetical protein (conserved Plasmodium protein) has protein sequence MCNFMVLCNNLCLLKNYNGCNKKIFSDKEKWNNMLSFKKGYKNCSDSSFIGNNIYVDNSKRKNLHNRKANFINFAGISKRNRSEQGKGRSSFLVNDNLFYSHIIYKLVQKKNKKDQNYISNDFFYHLNKFHLHFVNNYFNEFYLRFTKTSKIFFVVLFSLSIFLTCFLITSSNYLEYNIILKYHIKFLSLLFSFFSSYYLGLQVTNYYFTNNAYYLYTFYFLVSSIFSIFMADYDIWASYYFLNLNFLFFLAINYYNMFLNRLPSYLFKNVNRVIYFSLLSSYLAVNKGKYIENNIEILRDENVDISFFKLFKIIPYIF, from the coding sequence atgtgtaattTTATGGTGctatgtaataatttatgcttgttaaaaaattacaatggATGTAATAAGAAGATATTTTctgataaagaaaaatggaataacatgttaagttttaaaaaaggttataaaaattgttctGACAGTAGCTTCATCGGAAACAACATATATGTTGACAACTcaaaaagaaagaatttacataatagaaaggcaaattttattaatttcgCAGGTATTAGTAAGAGGAACAGAAGTGAACAAGGAAAAGGAAGATCATCATTTTTAGTAAATgacaatttattttatagtcatataatttataaattggttcaaaaaaaaaataaaaaggatcAGAATTATATTTCTAACGATTTCTTCTACCacttaaataaatttcaCCTACATTTTGTGaacaattattttaatgaattttaCTTAAGATTTACCAAGACATccaaaatatttttcgttGTGTTATTTAGCTTGTCCATATTCTTAAcatgttttttaataacatctTCCAATTATTTagaatataacataatactCAAGTATCATATAAAGTTTCTTTCTTtgcttttttcctttttttcatcatattaCTTAGGATTACAAGTTACCAATTACTATTTTACGAATAATgcttattatttgtatactttttattttttggttagttcaattttttccatttttatggCGGATTATGATATATGGGCATCCTATTACTTtcttaatttaaattttttattttttctagctattaattattataatatgtttttaaataGGTTGCCaagttatttatttaaaaatgtgaacAGAGTAATTTACTTTTCCCTTTTGTCAAGTTATTTAGCAGTAaacaaaggaaaatatattgaaaacaATATTGAAATATTACGAGATGAAAATGTGGATATAAGTTTTTTCAAAttgtttaaaataattccgtacatcttttaa
- a CDS encoding hypothetical protein (conserved Plasmodium protein) produces the protein MENDNTNASFSFDMLDIMMISNNDGCAKRDEKIIWRNNDKNDERINQRDNIKKNTLDEIEDRTPFFVSQDNNEIPSRRRQKSKTPNMKKIRKNKAINESKKNDDMLFLEDIFNDNKRDKLHKREKKKKRKAESVSNSNISINSYLDIFPSPEDLNEALLPNELTDSSISKKKKTLKHSGLVNDTKELSSHVSIENTENSTNCNNIYLNKVNVNENINFIHTDNIDEKLAKINDIDEDLLVAFGMECPNCKYYLKELTRRNYMNFCSLSEYINEGEKDLLLLKHKKIEELENRNKLLLQKMEKLKNENKFLNRKLKKFTSSLNELNSNFSKLMEENKLLKDTNNDLNKKLEVDNSLNYTFKNKGNQKRASSPYEKENLLQNDFENSIDNELFNEFY, from the coding sequence ATGGAAAATGATAATACAAACGCAAGTTTTTCATTCGATATGCTTGATATTATGATGATTAGCAACAATGATGGATGTGCAAAAAGGGATGAGAAAATAATTTGGAggaataatgataaaaatgatgaaagaATAAATCAGAGggataatataaagaaaaatacattagATGAAATAGAGGATAGAACACCTTTCTTCGTTTCACaagataataatgaaataccGAGTAGAAGAAGACAAAAGAGCAAAACTcctaatatgaaaaaaatacgaaaaaacaAGGCAATAAATGAATCTAAAAAGAATGATGATATGTTGTTTCTTGAGGACATATTTAATGATAACAAAAGAGATAAATTGCACAAacgggaaaaaaagaaaaagagaaaagctGAAAGTGTTTctaatagtaatatatcCATAAATAGTTATTTGGACATTTTCCCATCTCCAGAAGATCTAAATGAGGCGCTGCTACCAAATGAATTGACAGACAGTagtatttcaaaaaaaaaaaagacctTAAAACATAGTGGACTGGTAAATGATACAAAGGAGTTGAGTTCACATGTTAGTATTGAGAACACAGAAAATAGTacaaattgtaataatatctATTTAAACAAAGTTAatgttaatgaaaatattaattttattcatacTGATAATATTGATGAGAAATTAGccaaaataaatgatattgATGAAGATTTATTAGTGGCATTTGGTATGGAATGTCCAAATTGCAAATATTACCTAAAGGAGCTGACAAGAAGAAACTACATGAACTTTTGCTCCTTaagtgaatatataaatgaaggGGAGAAGGACCTTCTTTTATTGAAGCATAAAAAGATTGAAGAGTTGGAAAATAGGAATAAATTACTATTAcagaaaatggaaaaattaaaaaatgaaaataaatttttaaataggaaactaaaaaaatttacgtCGAGCTTAAATGAATTGAACTCCAATTTTAGTAAGTTAatggaagaaaataaattattaaaagacACAAACAACGACTTAAATAAGAAGTTAGAAGTAGATAACtcattaaattatacattCAAAAATAAAGGCAATCAAAAGAGAGCATCTTCCCCttatgaaaaggaaaatttattacaaaacGATTTTGAAAATTCCATAGATAATGAACTATTTAACgagttttattaa
- a CDS encoding poly(A) polymerase PAP, which translates to MQTVYKSENLVESSNFLLRSHESIEDLIELREIKEENEENYLNYNIEGALNKCIEDKKSVLFLNRREIITNTDSINENKKYDYGVSDPISLNSPTEEDLKKGNDVLELLKSYNLFETEYALKKREKVLGMINKLFHEFVIEISINQGINEDEAKHIHGNLYTFGSYRLGVITPKSDIDCIFLAPQNITRQIFFNEFYLKLQQDRNVRKLQALPETYTPIIQFIYDDVDIDLLLATLPYRTLKDCQYTLDNDYILKNLDEVTVRSLNGIRVADIILSSVPNKENFRNTLRFIKLWAKSRGIYSNILGFLGGISWALLTAKVCQLYPNYNISQLITKFFRVYSIWNWKYPVLIQNIKMYNVDGLKNFPVWNPEKNIKDKLHVMPIITPAFPCMNSTHNVTYCTRSILIEEFKRAHSIITYMEQNPGKDLSSFMNQVNSMSNVNDMYNNNNEMIKGGTPTVTATSSGSTSVWANILEPLNLFSSYKHFLHIQIMGTDEAIYNLWKGWIESKIRLLFKKLETINELKIRPYPKFYTYKKDKIYHSSSFFIALLFFFKNTYYDNTHYPNKTTANGGNITLNLSYAIRDFIEIVLNWPQKTKYPNSYKINISYQKRSQVLEFLSSTSNTDGEQDISSKKREKEKILNELDTIDNNNRISSSSNNNNMEISNEHCRGEEETIVDEEEMYNRLIN; encoded by the coding sequence ATGCAAACTGTGTATAAGAGTGAGAATTTAGTTGAGAGCAGCAACTTTTTACTGCGGAGCCATGAGTCGATAGAGGACTTGATAGAATtaagagaaataaaagaagagaatgaagaaaattacttaaattaCAATATAGAAGGGgcattaaataaatgtatagaagataaaaagagcgtattatttctaaatagAAGAGAGATTATTACTAATACAGATtccataaatgaaaataaaaaatatgattatgGTGTATCTGATCCTATATCATTAAATAGTCCAACAGAAGaggatttaaaaaaaggaaatgatgtattagaattattaaaaagttataatttatttgaaacagaatatgcattaaaaaagagagaaaaagTATTAGGtatgataaataaattatttcatgaATTTGTAATAGAGATATCAATTAATCAAGGAATAAATGAAGATGAAGCAAAACATATACATGGTAATTTGTACACATTTGGTTCCTACAGATTGGGTGTGATAACACCGAAAAGTGATATTGATTGTATTTTTCTAGCACCTCAAAATATAACAagacaaatattttttaatgaattttatttaaaattacaacAAGATAGGAATGTACGAAAATTGCAAGCATTACCAGAAACATATACCCCTATAattcaatttatatatgatgatGTTGATATTGATTTATTACTAGCCACATTACCATATAGAACCTTAAAAGATTGTCAGTATACGTTAGATaatgattatatattaaaaaatttagatgAAGTAACAGTCAGATCACTGAACGGTATAAGAGTAGCAGATATTATACTAAGTTCTGTACCTAATAAAGAGAATTTTAGAAATACATTAaggtttataaaattatgggCAAAAAGTAGAGgtatatatagtaatatcCTAGGATTTTTAGGAGGAATATCATGGGCATTGTTAACAGCAAAAGTATGTCAACTTTATccaaattataatataagcCAACTAATTACCAAATTTTTTAGAGTCTATTCTATATGGAATTGGAAATATCCTGTtcttatacaaaatataaagatgTATAATGTGGATGGTTTGAAAAATTTCCCTGTATGGAATCCTGAGAAAAATATCAAAGATAAATTGCACGTAATGCCAATTATTACTCCTGCCTTTCCTTGTATGAATTCCACTCATAATGTTACGTATTGTACTAGAAGTATTTTAATAGAGGAGTTTAAACGTGCTCATTCGATAATAACTTATATGGAACAGAACCCAGGGAAGGACCTATCATCTTTCATGAATCAGGTGAACAGTATGAGTAATGTTAatgatatgtataataataataacgaaATGATAAAGGGTGGTACACCCACCGTTACAGCTACTTCTAGTGGGAGTACCAGTGTTTGGGCAAACATCTTAGAACCgctaaatttattttcatcatataaGCATTTcttacatatacaaattatgGGAACGGATGAGGccatttataatttatggaAAGGATGGATTGAGAGTAAAATTcgattattatttaaaaagctAGAAACTATTAATGAACTAAAAATTAGACCATATCctaaattttatacatataaaaaggataaaatttACCATTCATCTTCGTTTTTTATTgctcttcttttctttttcaaaaataccTATTATGATAACACTCATTATCCTAATAAAACTACTGCTAATGGTGGAAACATTACACTTAATCTATCTTACGCAATAAGAGATTTTATAGAAATTGTTTTGAATTGGCCACAAAAGACCAAATACCCGAActcatataaaattaatataagttACCAAAAAAGATCACAGGTTCTAGAATTTTTATCAAGTACATCTAACACGGACGGTGAGCAGGACATCAGCAGTAAAAAGcgtgaaaaagaaaaaattttaaatgaactAGATACTAtcgataataataatagaatcAGTAGTtccagtaataataataatatggaaATCTCTAACGAACACTGTCGCGGTGAGGAGGAAACCATAGTGGACGAAGAAGAAATGTACAATCGTTTGATTAATTAG
- a CDS encoding hypothetical protein (conserved Plasmodium protein): protein MTVATILILLIFNFFKISCLNISYDDENNSYHRCHYMNIFKEPIFYNCYIFKYTNNFNKNECCQLYRKQRIEDKKAQLYSLQEILKNTLSEEDLKDIQNLFPMINDKVLSVNDNKNFLSLGNKNRNINDIDDLLIEFNNRYFNLKDIRVNILNNNNNSNKIIKNYDSYFNYVKEETNFLKKKDELLQNSPFYSKTCFKSIHGEKCIKKNSKDIEETKNLDIDEDLDYELLEAHRGGDEYLTNGHNEGDGYNENDHYNNSSNSNHQNTENYEKGRSGRNSKNNNKQYNEYDSFDDSSKSSPTSFYSMSKNFALVNVLSQNPRKIVQKYVEFKEHLSDSKEKLTNFFDKEYYNTTQTLSAVLADDIKKAVEDSEDHEEDSNNNNNKNANNTNKGLFSSFFDDLVSVFYFPKRNIEL, encoded by the coding sequence ATGACAGTGGCAACGATactcattttattaatttttaatttttttaaaataagctGTTTGAATATCAGCTATGATGATGAAAACAATAGTTATCATAGGTGTCATTACATGAACATTTTTAAGGAGCCCATATTTTATaactgttatatatttaagtatacaaacaattttaacaaaaatgaatGTTGCCAATTATATAGAAAACAAAGAATAGAAGACAAAAAAGCTCAGTTATATTCACTACAAGAAATACTAAAGAATACATTAAGTGAAGAAGATTTAAAAGATATTCAAAATCTTTTTCCTATGATCAATGATAAAGTGTTATCAGTAAATGACAACAAGAATTTTTTGTCACttggtaataaaaatagaaatataaacGATATAGATGATTTGTTAATTGAATTTAACAATAGATATTTTAACTTAAAAGATATTagagtaaatatattaaacaataataataatagtaacaaaataattaaaaattatgatagttattttaattatgtaaagGAAGAAAccaattttttgaaaaaaaaagatgagcTTTTACAAAATAGTCCTTTTTATAGTAAAACATGTTTTAAATCAATTCATGGAGAAAagtgtattaaaaaaaacagtaaAGACATTGAAGAAACAAAGAATTTAGACATTGATGAAGATTTAGATTATGAACTATTAGAAGCACATAGGGGTGGAGATGAATATCTAACAAACGGTCACAACGAGGGGGATGGATATAACGAAAATGATCATTACAACAACAGTAGTAACAGTAATCATCAAAACACCGAAAACTATGAAAAAGGAAGATCAGGAAGAAACagtaagaataataataaacagtATAATGAATATGATAGCTTTGATGATAGTAGTAAATCATCTCCTACATCATTTTACAGTATGTCTAAAAATTTTGCTTTAGTTAATGTTCTCTCACAAAACCCAAGGAAAATAGTGCAAAAATATGTAGAATTTAAAGAACACTTATCTGACtcaaaggaaaaattaacgaatttttttgataagGAATATTATAACACAACCCAAACATTAAGCGCAGTATTAGCtgatgatataaaaaaggcCGTTGAGGATAGTGAAGACCATGAAGAGGattctaataataataataataaaaatgctaACAATACCAATAAAGGGTTGTTTTCCTCATTCTTTGACGACTTAGtttctgttttttattttccgaAAAGGAACATAGAGTTATAA
- a CDS encoding DNA polymerase 1, producing the protein MIGVPGPVAWPSAMRRGFVAAGLQDMAVIDCCLGLKHSRVFGALSASDDVCPPRASVQNNSYISKNRNNYYYHSINYNYLFHMLNEKKDISEEIKALHSLLAILSKYKYNNTLNTCINNNDLVVLDSSECNITLDKWKRFIKIYLSWFPEINQDKYKSKCFSLPTNLTIHVVVPDGDANLWGILEQFDNYKFSKILGNINKKAEWSKGERIDDELTNDKLKKDEPANDERTDAERTNDERSNAERTNDDHNQKTTTYDKRQNGKSMCPSNQQRRAYLNARDTTFIIGETTTDKVNTGRGIQMMMSKMKKKDCKKQTYVTSNLQGINSNEDIISSSRKNISKKKKRKKEDMVSNYVINYSIKKDVNGAYSKIEDMKISQKSNRENPNDEYNFSKNYSPNYIYECKRERIFFFTVNLNELKNNEKLIQKLSECMHANFANTGEQEENSHDTIQPFLYVMYDYKTLVHVFKILNVELPIISNVFDIYIVSPLLQLVQRGEKLQNVFSAYLTGRMHEQVNQKVNDEINYKVSNELNEKVHDRVNETTYATNEFTRSVRQYFSYFSTMPPEFSDVLSGKYGIFGWGKYQKMKEEKSRKGNRERSNKRSDKVRVKQYTEWSNNNKCNGAKEVGVEVEADMEADVKAEVETAVGGVAASGAIVEETGKTSSLVKCAKKNKPSKEKENRLSFTPVHVEDLKNIKKIAFRNKRSIQDITKEDMICYCITRNCCLIDMFNYLISKFEVNKNLLNIYIKIEQSLILCISEIEKSGIFLNQRKIIEIQKNSENPQIYKNEIEELCECNVNLNSSKQVSSLIYKHLLNLVSNSQRVGMEEVITTGELVQREQVKSEGGNEYYDNENVDNVDQDSKSLSESKSLSESKSLSESKFLSEGKALNSSNNDKNDFYHGAKETYKNRNPVNNVISSEYANLNSSMVGKIKMSSLNNTINEMKRNKTLQTNNKMLKLIVDEIEKNMYIEKNKKEKIKKIINNVKLYRESKKLFQNYIENLPKYIQKNTNKIHCNFNQIGASTGRLSCDQPNLQNIHSRFRCAISLQGEGGMSGNGIDGHMMSKEERSSNRMSRDGINGGTRGQLHQEGSKTLSERHNAHENEEANERGNPLTMNHAQIYEKQNLITFDYKQMELFVMAYLSFDLHLLKLLNYSDVFVETAKVLFNSNEVTSELRRMTKTVIYGILYGQTENGLAKSLLISDNLASNLIDSFFNYFPNVYKFLQMQKVLVKNMNCVYTLIGRKRVIPPTLKNKFRISMNTPIQGCAADIMKFSLLSCFSILYHNIYKNRRLLKINNIDPLLITQNEKHLKTAKLILQVHDELLLETEQTSSNFIIQLLKPVLENSFYNLIHYTNTTDRLMLLFDYMHDNISIQTYIENFKIINNHNYKMTPSDSNVEFYNSSNNMNTVFRKFNFTLPVKVETGRYYKQSS; encoded by the exons ATGATCGGAGTGCCCGGTCCGGTCGCATGGCCCAGCGCGATGAGGCGAGGATTTGTTGCGGCAGGTCTGCAGGACATGGCTGTGATTGATTGTTGTCTTGGATTGAAGCACTCGCGTGTATTCGGGGCGCTTTCGGCGTCTGATGATGTGTGTCCACCGCGGGC GAGTGTTCAGAATAATAgttatataagtaaaaacaggaataattattattatcattccataaattacaattatttGTTTCATATGTTAAATGAGAAAAAGGACATAtctgaagaaataaaagcgTTACATTCCTTGCTTGCGATcttatcaaaatataaatataataacacaTTAAATACATGTATCAATAATAACGATTTAGTTGTATTAGATAGTAGTGAATGTAATATTACACTGGATAAATGGAAAaggtttataaaaatttatttaagttGGTTTCCTGAAATTAACCAAGACAAGTACAAGTCTAAGTGTTTTTCTTTACCTACAAACTTAACAATTCATGTGGTTGTGCCTGATGGAGATGCAAATCTTTGGGGTATATTAGAACAGTTTGATAACTACAAGTTTTCTAAAATTTTGggaaatataaacaaaaaggcGGAATGGAGTAAGGGGGAACGAATTGATGATGAACTAACGAAtgataaattaaagaaaGATGAGCCAGCGAACGATGAACGAACAGATGCTGAACGAACGAACGATGAACGATCAAATGCTGAACGAACGAACGATGATCATAATCAGAAGACAACTACCTATGACAAGCGGCAGAATGGGAAGTCCATGTGCCCAAGCAACCAACAAAGACGTGCATATCTTAACGCAAGAGATACAACATTTATCATTGGTGAGACAACGACTGACAAAGTCAATACAGGTAGAGGTATACAAATGATGAtgagtaaaatgaaaaaaaaagattgtAAAAAACAAACCTATGTAACAAGTAACCTACAAGGAATCAACTCTAATGAAGACATAATAAGCAGtagtagaaaaaatatatcaaaaaaaaaaaaaagaaaaaaagaggacATGGTAAgtaattatgtaataaattattccaTTAAAAAGGATGTAAATGGAGCTTATAGTAAAATAGAAGATATGAAAATTTCTCAAAAGAGTAATAGGGAAAACCCAAAtgatgaatataattttagcAAAAATTATAGTCCGAACTACATCTATGAGTGTAAGAGAGAGCgcatctttttctttactgTTAACCTGAACGAGCTGAAAAACAATGAAAAACTGATTCAAAAGCTAAGTGAGTGCATGCATGCAAATTTTGCAAATACGGGGGAACAAGAGGAAAATTCTCATGATACTATTCAGCCGTTCTTATACGTTATGTACGATTACAAAACGCTAGTACAcgtatttaaaattttaaatgttgaACTACCAATCATTAGTAACGTATTtgatatttatattgtaaGCCCACTACTGCAATTAGTTCAAAGAGgagaaaaattacaaaatgtGTTTAGTGCATATTTAACCGGAAGAATGCATGAACAAGTAAATCAGAAAGTGAATGacgaaataaattataaagtGAGTAACGAATTAAATGAGAAAGTGCATGACAGAGTAAACGAAACGACATATGCCACGAACGAATTCACAAGAAGTGTACGacaatatttttcttacttTTCAACAATGCCTCCAGAATTTTCGGACGTCCTTTCAGGAAAATATGGAATTTTTGGTTGGGggaaatatcaaaaaatgaaGGAAGAGAAAAGCAGAAAGGGGAATAGAGAACGTAGCAATAAAAGAAGTGATAAAGTAAGGGTGAAACAGTACACAGAATGGAGTAACAACAATAAATGCAATGGCGCTAAGGAGGTAGGTGTAGAAGTAGAAGCAGATATGGAAGCAGACGTAAAAGCAGAAGTGGAAACAGCCGTAGGAGGAGTTGCAGCTTCAGGTGCAATCGTAGAAGAAACAGGTAAAACCTCCTCCTTGGTTAAATGCGCAAAGAAGAATAAGCCgagtaaagaaaaagagaatcGCTTGAGCTTTACGCCAGTGCATGTGGAAGACTTAAAGAACATTAAAAAGATTGCATtcagaaataaaagaagtatACAAGATATAACCAAAGAGGACATGATATGCTATTGCATTACACGAAATTGTTGTCTGATTGATATGttcaattatttaataagcAAATTTGAAgtgaataaaaatttgttaaacatttatataaaaatagaacaatCGTTAATACTGTGTATTAGTGAGATTGAGAAAAGtggaatttttttaaaccagagaaaaataattgaaattcaaaaaaattccGAAAATCCacagatatataaaaacgaAATAGAAGAATTATGTGAGTGCAACGTAAACTTGAATTCGTCTAAGCAGGTTTCTTCGTTAATATACAAACATTTGCTTAATCTTGTCTCTAATAGTCAAAGAGTCGGCATGGAAGAAGTAATTACAACTGGTGAGCTTGTGCAACGTGAACAAGTGAAAAGTGAAGGAGGTAACGAATACTACGATAATGAAAATGTAGATAACGTTGACCAGGATAGTAAATCTTTGAGTGAAAGTAAATCTTTGAGTGAAAGTAAATCTTTGAGTGAAAGTAAATTTTTGAGTGAAGGTAAAGCTCTGAATTCCTCTAATAATGATAAGAATGATTTTTACCATGGGGCTAAggaaacatataaaaatagaaaccCGGTGAACAACGTCATAAGCAGTGAATATGCTAATCTGAACAGTAGCATGGtcgggaaaataaaaatgtctAGTCTTAATAATACGATAAacgaaatgaaaagaaataaaacccttcaaacaaataataaaatgttgaAACTTATTGTAgatgaaatagaaaaaaatatgtacatagaaaaaaataaaaaagaaaaaattaaaaaaattattaataatgtaaaattgtATAGAGAgtccaaaaaattatttcagaattatattgaaaatttgccgaaatatatacaaaaaaatacgaaCAAGATTCACTGCAATTTCAATCAGATAGGTGCATCAACTGGTAGGTTATCTTGTGATCAACCCAACCTGCAGAACATTCATTCGAGATTTCGCTGTGCTATATCGTTACAGGGAGAGGGGGGAATGAGTGGAAACGGGATAGATGGACACATGATGAGCAAGGAAGAGAGGAGTAGTAACCGGATGAGCAGGGATGGAATAAACGGAGGAACACGTGGACAACTGCACCAGGAAGGTTCCAAAACATTAAGCGAAAGGCACAATGCAcatgaaaatgaagaagcAAATGAAAGAGGAAACCCATTAACGATGAACCATGCACAAATTTacgaaaaacaaaatttgaTTACTTTTGACTATAAACAAATGGAATTGTTTGTTATGGCTTATCTAAGTTTTGATTTGCACCTATTGAAGCTGCTAAATTATAGTGATGTTTTTGTCGAAACAGCTAAAGTACTATTCAATTCAAATGAAGTAACTAGCGAATTAAGGAGGATGACAAAAACAGTAATTTATGGAATATTATATGGTCAAACCGAAAATGGGTTAGCTAAAAGTTTATTAATAAGTGATAATTTAGCTAGTAACTTAATTGatagtttttttaattattttcccaatgtatataaatttctGCAAATGCAAAAGGTAttagttaaaaatatgaattgcGTTTATACATTAATTGGAAGAAAAAGAGTTATACCTCcaactttaaaaaataaatttagaaTTAGTATGAACACACCAATTCAAGGATGTGCAGCAgatattatgaaattttctttattatcttgtttttctattttatatcataatatttataaaaatagaaggttattaaaaattaataatattgacCCTTTATTAATTactcaaaatgaaaaacatcTAAAAACAGCAAAATTAATATTGCAAGTTCATGatgaattattattagaaaCTGAACAGACATCcagtaattttattatacaacTATTAAAACCTGTTTtagaaaattctttttataacttAATTCATTATACTAATACAACTGATAGACTAATGCTACTATTTGATTATATGCATGATAATATTtccatacaaacatacatagaaaattttaaaataataaataatcataattataaaatgacTCCCAGTGATTCTAATGTGGAATTCTATAATTCGtcaaataatatgaacacaGTCTTTCGAAAATTTAACTTTACCTTACCAGTTAAAGTGGAAACTGGCCGTTACTACAAGCAGTCCTCCTAA
- a CDS encoding sphingomyelin synthase 2 codes for MDIDKLDKNYDFASTENEDSKDYTRTNNYQINIERKTSNISILLKETIYDKKELTEWKLFKILLMKLMFALIFLLISLIIQGFLMIYSDSYYKRYTKPLSDRIHSFFEEPPTWVSYNLSNNLIAVLTLAFLQLILFNSIYLSLAIVCRFLYMLGFFYILRGILIYVTSLPATLETCLPVEKGNLAFNLLQIIKINMNLVYVCSDLIISGHSFSTTIFLLFSLCYMNNILLKIIISFFCCVIYAFIIIGFIHYTSDVLLGFLFAIFIFTFYHIMLDLSSHYYLFSEIFEVKIISNKKNSQAKPFFLRFFYTRIFLKIIPFLEGLNYTLDYAINKKTDKSTFCNCENNYNSDEPLCSFRKSYKENKISLHCSDHIFHAYAGDGNINFLLFKFLRNVKRE; via the coding sequence ATGGACATTGACAAATTAGacaaaaattatgattttgCGTCAACAGAAAATGAAGATAGCAAAGATTACACTAGAACAAATAATtatcaaataaatattgAGCGGAAGACGAGTAACATATCTATATTACTAAAAGAAACAATATATGACAAAAAGGAGTTAACTGAATGGAAATTGTTTAAGATATTACTTATGAAATTAATGTTcgcattaatatttttattgatttCATTGATTATACAAGgttttttaatgatatatagtGACTCGTACTATAAAAGATACACAAAACCGCTAAGCGATCGAATACACAGTTTTTTTGAAGAACCACCAACATGGGTTTCCTATAATTTgtcaaataatttaatagcTGTGTTAACACTAGCATTTCttcaattaattttatttaacagTATATATCTATCCTTAGCTATTGTTTGTcgatttttatatatgcttggctttttttatattttaaggggcatacttatatatgtcaCTTCTTTACCTGCAACGTTAGAGACATGTTTGCCTGTAGAAAAAGGGAATTTagcatttaatttattacaaataattaaaataaatatgaatttagTTTATGTATGTTCAGATTTAATTATATCTGGTCATTCATTTTCAACAacgatatttttattgttttctCTTTGTTATATGAACAATAtcctattaaaaataattatatcttttttttgttgcgTTATTTATGCATTCATAATTATTGGGTTTATACATTATACATCTGATGTATTGTTAGGATTCCTTTTtgccatttttatttttaccttttatCATATAATGCTTGATTTGTCTTcccattattatttattttccgAAATATTTgaagttaaaattatttcaaataaaaaaaattctcaggcaaaaccattttttttaagatttttttataccagaatttttttgaaaattataccCTTTTTGGAAGGattaaattatacattaGATTATgcaataaacaaaaaaactgACAAGTCTACTTTTTGTAATtgtgaaaataattataacagtGATGAACCCTTATGTTCTTTTCGAAAAtcatataaagaaaataaaatatctcTCCATTGTTCGGATCATATATTTCATGCATATGCTGGAGATGGcaacattaattttttattattcaaatttttaagaaatgtTAAAAGGGAatag